The nucleotide window ACTTGTTCTAGAAGGGAAGCTTCTTCGGCTTTTTGTTCTTGATAGGTTGTATAAGCGGGCATGACCATATTCATAAGAATATAAACTGCCCCAAAAGCCCCTAAAGCCCCCAAGGCTATCCCGCTCACTTTTGGCGTAAAAGTAATCCCAAAGGCAACGGGATATTTACCCGATTCTTCAAGACTGGCTCCTTGTTGTGTACTATAGTCTTCTGAAAATGTCATGGTTTGAGAACTCCTTTTTCTCTGAGAGTTGTAATTCGAGTCACTAACCCGTTTGCACCGTTACGCTGTAAGTCGGGTAATAATTGAGCAGCCGGAAGATCATTAAGTTGGGTAACAATCGTATATTGAATTCCTTTAGGAAAGGTAATAATTAGATTATTTTCAGTCAGGTTTTCCTTATTTTCAACCTCAATGGGCAAATCTGCTAACTCTGCTTTTTCTATTTTGGTGGCATCCGCTTTGAAAAAGGGAGAACGCTGTAAAGTTAACACAAATTTATTAACATCATCGAAAGTTTTAGCATAGCCATTGATCTTTAACTGAGTTGCTTTTTTAGCTGGGTTTTCTGATTTTCCTGTTTCTGGCTCAAGCTCAACTTGTTCAATCGTCCCTATATGTACTGATTGAGGGATTACATTACTAATTTCTTGTAAAAGGGCTGAGGCCGGTTTGACTTGATTAAATACCGTCACTAAAGATTGAGTGTTTTCATCAATCGCTTCAATGTGTTTTTTAATCGCCGCTAATCTTTGATTTTGAGCCGTTAACTCGGCCACTTGTTCAGTCAGTTTGTCAATATTTTTTTTCGTTTGGGCAGTCTGCCAATTGACAATTAGTAATAAACCCAAGGGAAACGCGATTAATAAAACCATCGCTCCTAATCCTAACAGCATGGGTAATTGCTCTTGAACATCAAAAGCTGTCCCTTTGGGTTGAGTTTGGGTTTTTTGACTAACTTCAACTTCCCGATCTTTAAGAAAATTAATATCAATACTGTACATTTTTAGACCACCTCTCGCAATCCTAAACCTAATACCGTCCCTAACCCCGGTCGTTGAACTGAAGCAATTTCTTGATCTACAGTTAAAGATAAGGCAGCGATCGGATCAATTTGCATGGTAGGGATACTTAATCGCTGAGTAAAAAATTCATCCAATTGAGCTAATCCTCCTCCTGGCCCTGCCAGTAATAATTGTACAATTTCTAACTCTTCACTTTGATTAAGATAAAAGTTTATGGAACGACGTAATTCATCGGTGAGTTCCCCTAATACTCTCATTAGAGCAGTCATTCCCGGATTAATTGCTGCTCCGGTTGTACTGAGACTATCAAAAGCTGTAACCGGAATAGTCATCCCTTGAAGAATATCAGGACTTCTTGAACTGGGTAAATTCATCGCTCTAGAAAGGGCATTTTGTAATTGATAAGTTCCGATGGGAACTGTACGAGAAAATTGGGGAACTCCATTAACAACAATAGCTATTTCTGTATTGTCAAATTGAATATCTACCAATACCGCCGCTTCATTGCTACTAAATTGTCTCAGTTGCTCCCGAATTGTCCGAATTAGAGCAAAACTATTAATTTCGATCACATCAACTTGTAATCCCACTTGCTGTAGAGTGTCTAAATAAGAGTTAGTTACTTCTCGCCGAGTAGCTACCAGCAACACTTGAACTTTTTCGATGCCATCTTCGTCTTCAAAATAACCTAGTTTCATATAGTCGAGATCTACCTCTTCTCTCGGATAAGGTAAATATAAACTCGCCTCATGATTAAGTACCATATCTCGCATTTCCTGCTCGTCAAGTTGAGCCGGAATCGGAATAATCCGAATAATCGCTTCCCGCATGGGAACACCAGTGGCTACCCGCTTTTCCTTAATCTTATACTCGGTCAACATCTCTTGGATAATTTCCGATAAAGCCGGGGAATCGACAATTTTTCCCTCTTGGAAGATTCCTTCAGGGAGGTCTACGGTACAAAATTTCGCTAGACGATAATTTTGTCCTTGTTTAGTAATTTGTGCCAGATTAACTCGTTCTGGCGTTATCTCCATCCCAAATCCTTGTGATTTATTTGGAAGCAAATTCTTAAAAAAAGTTAACATATACTCAACCTTAAGGGAAAAAGTCAGCTTATAGGGAGGAGTAGAGAAAGCTACAGACCAGAGTTGTTTTTATCCTAGCGAATCTGACTCAATAAGGGAATATTCACTTTAAACTAGAATCAGGCTGTTTTTAGGATTAGGATATAATTATTTTAATGGATCACTCTATTGTCTGTAACATTTTCATTTCTCTTAAACATTCTCGACCTACTCATAAGATACCCAATCTTAGCTTGTAATATTTACATACCGGTCAACAAAATTAATAAATCTAATCGAAAAGATAGGGAGGGATAAACAATTACGGGGTTAAACAGTAGTTTTAACCCACAGAGAAGGACGATAATCTTGAAGTTTAACTCCTTAAAAAGAGGAGATCAGCCCGCCACTGTAACTCAACATTTAGTGATTGTCAAACAGCTATTCGACTAAGACAACTCAGTGGATTACTCATCCTTAAACCCTTGTTATCCCCAGTCCTTTAACTATATAGGTAAACAAAAATTAACTCTAGTGACTCATGTTCCAATCTCAAGAAATTTTAACAAATCGTTATCAATTGCAACAACAATTAGGTCGAACTGCCGCCGGCCATCAAACTTGGTTAGCTCTTGATTTAACCTCTAATGAACAGGTAACGATTAAATTATTAGCTTTTAGCCCTCAAATGGAGTGGCATGAACTAAAATTATTTGAAAGAGAAGCGCAAATTCTTCAATCTCTCCATCATCCTCGCATTCCTCGCTATCGTGACTATTTTGATCTTGATAAAACCGTAGGGGGAGGAATTCCTTGGTTTGTTTTAGTTCAAGATTATATTCCGGGTGCTTCTTTACAAGATTTATTAGAACAAGGAAAACGATTTTCAGAAAAGGAAATTCGTTCAATTGCTACAGAAGTTTTAGAAATTCTCATTTATCTTCATCAATTGAGTCCTCTTGTTCTCCATCGAGATATTAAACCGAGTAATTTAATTCTAGGCAAAGATAATCATATTTACCTGATTGATTTTGGAGCAGTTCAAGCTCAAGCTTCTGTTACAGGCGTAACTTTTACAGTGGTAGGAACAAGCGGTTATGCTCCTTTAGAGCAATTTTGGGGGCGGGCGGTTCCGGCTTCAGATATATATGGTTTAGGTGCAACTCTAATTCATTTATTAACGGGAATTTCTCCCATTGATTTACCTCATCAAAATTCTCAAATTCAATTTGCTCATAAGGTGAGTATTAAACCTGATTTATTGAGTTGGATTGAACAATCTACCCAAATCCCTGTTGAAAAACGGTTTAGTAGTGCTAGGGAAGCTTTAGATGCTCTCCAGTCCGGACATTTATTGAG belongs to Gloeothece citriformis PCC 7424 and includes:
- a CDS encoding serine/threonine protein kinase, with the protein product MFQSQEILTNRYQLQQQLGRTAAGHQTWLALDLTSNEQVTIKLLAFSPQMEWHELKLFEREAQILQSLHHPRIPRYRDYFDLDKTVGGGIPWFVLVQDYIPGASLQDLLEQGKRFSEKEIRSIATEVLEILIYLHQLSPLVLHRDIKPSNLILGKDNHIYLIDFGAVQAQASVTGVTFTVVGTSGYAPLEQFWGRAVPASDIYGLGATLIHLLTGISPIDLPHQNSQIQFAHKVSIKPDLLSWIEQSTQIPVEKRFSSAREALDALQSGHLLRENRSRFSSHNKLIQPLKSRINLIRKMEAIDIFFPSLFNQSINSFQLGIGLSVLIFLYVVFFPLAIFLSIIIILGFKNVHVHFTQKYFKIYYKIFDFTYSVKEETNYQLIGVFLHSGKRNYQVRLRTKQGSYIIGENLQEEECAWLGQEIQDWLYH
- a CDS encoding PilN domain-containing protein → MYSIDINFLKDREVEVSQKTQTQPKGTAFDVQEQLPMLLGLGAMVLLIAFPLGLLLIVNWQTAQTKKNIDKLTEQVAELTAQNQRLAAIKKHIEAIDENTQSLVTVFNQVKPASALLQEISNVIPQSVHIGTIEQVELEPETGKSENPAKKATQLKINGYAKTFDDVNKFVLTLQRSPFFKADATKIEKAELADLPIEVENKENLTENNLIITFPKGIQYTIVTQLNDLPAAQLLPDLQRNGANGLVTRITTLREKGVLKP
- the pilM gene encoding type IV pilus assembly protein PilM; translated protein: MLTFFKNLLPNKSQGFGMEITPERVNLAQITKQGQNYRLAKFCTVDLPEGIFQEGKIVDSPALSEIIQEMLTEYKIKEKRVATGVPMREAIIRIIPIPAQLDEQEMRDMVLNHEASLYLPYPREEVDLDYMKLGYFEDEDGIEKVQVLLVATRREVTNSYLDTLQQVGLQVDVIEINSFALIRTIREQLRQFSSNEAAVLVDIQFDNTEIAIVVNGVPQFSRTVPIGTYQLQNALSRAMNLPSSRSPDILQGMTIPVTAFDSLSTTGAAINPGMTALMRVLGELTDELRRSINFYLNQSEELEIVQLLLAGPGGGLAQLDEFFTQRLSIPTMQIDPIAALSLTVDQEIASVQRPGLGTVLGLGLREVV